CCGCCCGAGAAATCATTCCTGACGACCCTGACCGGATGGCGAGCCTGGTCGACGAATTGTGTTCGCACGGCGATATTGACGCCATCCTGCTGACCGGCGGGACGGGCATCAGCAGCCGCGACCAGACCTACGAGACCATTTCACGCCTGCTCACCAAGGCGCTGCCCGGCTACGGGGAATTGTTTCGAGCGCTCAGCTACCAGGAAATCGGCGCCGCAGGCATGCTCAGCCGCGCCGTCGGCGGATTGGCAGGCCGGACCGTCGTGCTCACCATGCCCGGTTCGCCGGCCGGGGTCCGCCTGGCCATGGAAAAGTTGATTCTGCCGGAACTAGGACACCTGGTACGCGAGGCGCGCCGCTAGCAGCTTGTTGAAAAAAGCCCTCGTGGCTTTTTTCAACCTCGCCAAGTGCGAAGCAAAGCTTCGCACAGCTCGCAAAATAACGACATACGTCGATATTTTGCCATCGCATCCCTGCGATGTCGCAGCCCGTTGAGTTCTTCAACAGGCTGCTAAGGGCCGTGCCCTTCCGAGTCGGCGCAACGGCCGAAACAGGGGTGCCAGTTGGTGCCACTGGTGGCTTGCCACCAGTGCCGAATCGAGACGAGCTAGCCATGGGTCTCTCTTACAGAATCAACTGCAAGTAAACCACGTCCAGCCACTGGTCGAATTTGCGGCCGACCTCTTTCAAATGGCCGACCCGAGTGAAGCCCAGGCTTTCTTGCAGGGCGATGCTGGCCGTCTGGTCGGCGCTTGCGCCGCCGATCAGCACGTGAAAGCCATTGCGTCGGGCCCGCTCGATCAGGTGTTCGAGGACCATCCGCCCCAGCCCGCGGCGGTGGAAACCATCGGCGATGTAGACCGACGCTTCGACGGTGCCGTCGTAGCCGGCCCGGGCATGAAACTTTGATAACGATCCCCAGCCAACAACCTGCTTGACCTGTTCGACGACGACGACCGGAAACCTTTCCGGCGCGTGCAGGCTGAACCATGCCTGCCGGTCGGCGAGCGTCTCGGGCTGGAGCTGGTACGTGCAAGTGGAATGATGCACGTAATAGTTGTAGATGTCGCTGATGGCCGGCAGGTCAGCCGTCGTCGCGTCGCGCAGCAGGATCGAGCTCATGGGCGTCCTGGAATTGTCATCACGCGTGATCAGCGGGGCGCAACTTCGCGCCGGCTAATCCAGTTCGCCCAGCCACAGGCGAATTTCGTTTTCGTATTCGCTGGCCAGGTCACCCTTGATCAACTGGCGGTGAAAATTCGCCGCGCCCTCTTTCAAGAGATCGGCTGCCTCGGCACTGGGGAAGCGCAGCGTCGGGTCGGGCGCGACCAGGCTGCGAATCAAGTTCATCAACAGCTCGTTGCACACCACTTCGCGCGGCAGGCGCTCGTGCAGTTTTTGCACGAGCACGCGTTTGGCTTCGAGCAGCTCGGCGTACGTCGTCTGCCCCAGAAACGGCGGGGCGCCGGAAATCATTTCGATCAACACGTAACCCAGGCTGCACAGGTCCGATCGCGGCGAGGACTCGCCCCCTTCGAGGACTTCGGGCGCGGCGTAGGTTGGCGTGCAACTGCGGCGCGTGGGGGGCTTCTCCATGTCGAACGCCGACCCGATGTCGATGATCTTGGCGTTGCCCGTACGTTTGAGCATGATGTTCGACGGTTTGATATCGCCGTGAACGATCCCCTCGCGGTGCAGCGCCGCCAGGGCGGCCAGGCACTCGCGCAGCACGGCGATGGCCACCCCCGGCTTCAAACGTGGTTGCAATGGCCCGGAAGTGACGATCACGTTGTTCAAATACTCCCAGCGGCGGTTGCTCACGCGGTCGCGGGTGCGATCGAGCATCTCGTGCGACAAGAGCCGATCGAGGTCGTAGCCGTCGACCCATTCCATTTCCATCAAGCGGATGCGATTGCGCTCGACGAAATTGTGTACGTCCAGCAGATTGTCCTGCTGGATCTGCGCCACGCGAGCCGAGACGTCGGCGATGCGGCCCATCGCTTCGTCGTAGCCGCGATCGTCCGGGTAATGCAGCGGCGAGAATATCTTCAGCGCCACCGGCAAGGTGAAATTATCGGTGCCGCGCCTCTCGGAAAGGTAAACCACTCCCTGGCCGCCGGCGCCCAATAGCCGGATCAAGCGCAAATGCTCGGTCCAGCTCATGCGCTGTTCTTCGACGAGCTGCCGGTATTTCTCCAGCAGCGCGTCGGGACAACGTTTCGCCTGATGGCCGTCGAGCGTC
This genomic stretch from Pirellulales bacterium harbors:
- a CDS encoding MogA/MoaB family molybdenum cofactor biosynthesis protein, with the translated sequence MSESAAQHRAQAPQKLRCAVITVSDTRTRDNDTGGQLVVDKLQEAGHEIAAREIIPDDPDRMASLVDELCSHGDIDAILLTGGTGISSRDQTYETISRLLTKALPGYGELFRALSYQEIGAAGMLSRAVGGLAGRTVVLTMPGSPAGVRLAMEKLILPELGHLVREARR
- a CDS encoding serine/threonine-protein kinase; this translates as MSSTTFLQPMATLTLDGHQAKRCPDALLEKYRQLVEEQRMSWTEHLRLIRLLGAGGQGVVYLSERRGTDNFTLPVALKIFSPLHYPDDRGYDEAMGRIADVSARVAQIQQDNLLDVHNFVERNRIRLMEMEWVDGYDLDRLLSHEMLDRTRDRVSNRRWEYLNNVIVTSGPLQPRLKPGVAIAVLRECLAALAALHREGIVHGDIKPSNIMLKRTGNAKIIDIGSAFDMEKPPTRRSCTPTYAAPEVLEGGESSPRSDLCSLGYVLIEMISGAPPFLGQTTYAELLEAKRVLVQKLHERLPREVVCNELLMNLIRSLVAPDPTLRFPSAEAADLLKEGAANFHRQLIKGDLASEYENEIRLWLGELD
- a CDS encoding GNAT family N-acetyltransferase, whose protein sequence is MSSILLRDATTADLPAISDIYNYYVHHSTCTYQLQPETLADRQAWFSLHAPERFPVVVVEQVKQVVGWGSLSKFHARAGYDGTVEASVYIADGFHRRGLGRMVLEHLIERARRNGFHVLIGGASADQTASIALQESLGFTRVGHLKEVGRKFDQWLDVVYLQLIL